The following coding sequences lie in one Spinacia oleracea cultivar Varoflay chromosome 1, BTI_SOV_V1, whole genome shotgun sequence genomic window:
- the LOC110803976 gene encoding linoleate 13S-lipoxygenase 3-1, chloroplastic, with translation MAGSKQIMGTSILEKSSLISSTKLIKTFHNSNKRNCPVSSKNNFRGRRLLSVTPVAAISEDYYLIKKSQPSDLGYNNKPDNDSGDAKIKVRAVITVRNKIKEDLKEALAKHFDNFSDKIGRNVVLQLVSTDIDPRARGPKKSREAVLKDWSKKSKLKAERVNYLTEFVVDSNFGVPGAILITNNHQQEFFLESITIEGFACGPVHFPCNSWVQSFKDLQAKRIFFHNKPYLPHETPAGLRALREKELKELRGNGKDERKMSDRVYDYDIYNDLGNPDKGPEYARPILGGENIPYPRRCRTGRPPMETDINFESRVEKPLPIYVPRDEQFEESKAGTFSFCRLKAVLHNLLPSLTTNISSKHDFTGFKHLDSLFSEGLLLNLGLHDELVKKLPQVVHKIQSTSQGLLKFDTPVIISKDKLAWMRDDEFARQFLAGVNPASIERMQSFPPISNLDTETYGPVESALKEEHIIGYLDGMSVQQALDANRLFIVDYHDTFLPFLERLNALDGRKCYATRTVFFLTALGTLKPIAIELSLPPSGPNSMSKRVVSPPVDATTNWIWQLAKAHVCANDAGVHQLVHHWLRTHAALEPFILAAHRQLSYMHPIYKLLEPHMRYTLHINALARQNLINGDGVIEACFVPGRYSMDMSAAAYKNWRFDLEGLPFDLVRRGMAVPDSTQPQGIRLLLEDYPYAADGLLLWEAIENWIRGYVTHYYKDPNLVADDRELQAWYYEAVNVGHADIRDASWWPELNNTDDLVRILTTLVWLGSAQHASLNFGQYPYGGYIPNRPVLMRRLIPDENDPEYANFMSDPQRFYLSAIPSVLQTSKFIAVIDTLSTHSPDEEYLGERAQPSTWTGDPVIVEKFFEFSSEMRRIEKEIDRRNSDPSLRNRCGAGVIPYELMAPSSEPGVTCRGVPNSITI, from the exons atggcaGGATCAAAACAAATAATGGGCACATCAATTCTTGAAAAATCTTCATTAATTTCTTCcacaaaattaatcaaaacattCCACAATAGCAACAAAAGAAATTGCCCTGTTTCTtccaaaaataatttcagaGGGAGAAGATTATTGTCTGTGACACCCGTTGCTGCAATTAGCGAAGATTATTACTTGATCAAGAAATCTCAACCGTCTGATCTGGGTTACAACAATAAACCTGATAATGATTCTGGTGATGCTAAGATCAAGGTTAGAGCCGtaattactgtgaggaacaagATTAAGGAAGATTTAAAGGAAGCTCTTGCTAAACATTTTGATAATTTCTCTGATAAGATTGGCAGAAATGTTGTTCTTCAACTTGTTAGCACTGATATTGATCCAA GGGCAAGAGGACCAAAGAAAAGTAGAGAAGCGGTGTTGAAAGATTGGTCAAAGAAATCAAAATTGAAGGCTGAAAGAGTAAATTACTTGACTGAATTTGTGGTGGACTCCAACTTTGGTGTGCCAGGAGCAATCTTAATCACCAACAACcaccaacaagagtttttctTAGAGAGTATTACTATTGAAGGTTTTGCATGTGGCCCTGTTCACTTTCCTTGTAACTCTTGGGTTCAATCTTTCAAAGATCTTCAAGCCAAGAGGATCTTTTTCCATAATAAG CCTTATCTACCACACGAGACACCTGCAGGACTGAGAGCACTAAGGGAGAAGGAGCTGAAAGAATTAAGGGGTAATGGCAAAGATGAGAGAAAAATGTCAGACAGAGTTTATGACTATGACATATATAATGATTTGGGAAATCCTGATAAAGGACCCGAATATGCCCGCCCTATTCTTGGTGGTGAAAATATTCCATATCCTAGACGCTGTCGTACTGGCAGACCTCCTATGGAAACTG ATATCAACTTTGAGAGCCGTGTGGAGAAGCCGTTACCAATATATGTTCCTAGGGACGAACAATTCGAGGAGTCAAAGGCAGGAACATTCTCTTTCTGCAGGCTAAAAGCAGTTCTTCACAACTTGCTACCATCTTTAACAACCAACATCTCCTCTAAGCATGATTTCACCGGGTTCAAGCACCTTGATAGCCTTTTCAGTGAGGGCTTGCTTCTTAACCTTGGTTTGCATGACGAACTTGTTAAAAAGCTGCCACAAGTTGTTCACAAAATTCAATCCACGAGTCAAGGCTTACTCAAATTCGACACTCCAGTCATTATTTCTA AGGATAAGTTGGCGTGGATGCGAGATGATGAATTTGCTCGACAATTTTTAGCCGGTGTTAACCCTGCTAGCATTGAGAGGATGCAGTCGTTTCCCCCAATAAGCAACCTCGACACAGAAACTTATGGTCCGGTAGAATCTGCCCTTAAAGAAGAGCATATTATCGGATACTTAGATGGAATGTCAGTTCAACAG GCTTTGGATGCAAACAGGCTATTCATTGTGGACTACCATGACACATTCCTGCCCTTCCTGGAGCGACTGAATGCTCTGGATGGCCGAAAATGTTATGCAACTAGAACTGTGTTCTTCTTAACCGCACTTGGCACCCTTAAGCCTATCGCCATTGAGCTAAGTTTGCCACCATCTGGTCCTAACTCAATGTCAAAAAGGGTTGTGAGTCCTCCGGTTGATGCCACTACTAACTGGATTTGGCAGCTCGCTAAGGCTCATGTTTGTGCCAATGATGCAGGTGTTCACCAACTCGTTCATCACTG GCTGAGGACACATGCAGCACTGGAGCCATTCATCCTGGCAGCCCACAGACAGTTGAGTTATATGCATCCTATTTACAAGCTGTTGGAGCCACATATGAGATACACTTTGCATATTAATGCTCTAGCTCGCCAAAACTTGATTAACGGGGATGGTGTTATTGAGGCTTGTTTCGTCCCTGGACGCTATAGCATGGATATGAGTGCGGCTGCCTACAAGAATTGGCGCTTTGATTTGGAAGGCCTCCCTTTTGATCTTGTCCGAAG AGGAATGGCAGTACCAGATAGCACACAACCACAAGGAATACGACTTTTGCTGGAGGACTATCCATATGCAGCTGATGGTTTACTACTTTGGGAAGCCATTGAGAATTGGATTCGAGGTTACGTTACCCATTACTACAAGGACCCCAACCTAGTAGCCGATGACAGGGAACTTCAAGCCTGGTACTACGAGGCTGTGAACGTGGGTCATGCTGATATACGCGATGCAAGCTGGTGGCCAGAACTGAACAACACAGATGACCTCGTCAGAATCCTCACTACACTAGTATGGTTAGGGTCTGCCCAACATGCCTCTCTAAATTTCGGCCAGTACCCTTATGGAGGGTACATTCCAAACCGGCCTGTTTTAATGCGGCGTTTAATCCCTGACGAGAATGATCCCGAGTATGCAAACTTCATGTCAGACCCTCAGAGGTTCTACCTGTCTGCCATCCCTAGTGTTTTACAGACGAGTAAGTTTATCGCTGTGATTGACACCCTGTCTACCCACTCTCCTGATGAGGAGTACCTTGGGGAGCGAGCTCAACCCTCCACGTGGACTGGGGACCCTGTAATAGTCGAGAAGTTCTTCGAGTTCTCATCGGAAATGAGAAGGATAGAGAAAGAGATTGATCGGAGGAACTCTGATCCTAGTCTTCGGAATAGGTGTGGTGCTGGGGTTATACCTTATGAGCTAATGGCACCCAGCTCTGAGCCTGGTGTTACTTGTAGAGGAGTGCCTAATAGTATAACTATTTAA